In the Ruminococcus sp. OA3 genome, one interval contains:
- a CDS encoding NAD(P)-dependent oxidoreductase, which produces MKRIVVTGATSMIGAALIEVCLAHGIEVYAVVRVGSGKLWRLPCHEKLHVVPCELADMECLPGLIGQECDTFYHIAWGHTGAARNQSVRLQSDNIGYTLDAAEAAKELGCRRFIGAGSQAEYGVLDLTAIGPDAPENPRTPYGISKLAAGKLAFACAKELGLECIWPRIFSVYGIYDKESSMISEGLRKMLNGEATEFTKAEQRWDYLYSRDAGNAFYLIGEKGRDQAVYCVGSGRARRLSEYIYAMRDAVDPGIIPGIGRRKYPEGAVMNLCADIRTLTEDTGFMPEYSFEKGIRETAEWLRRISSCKRKYQ; this is translated from the coding sequence ATGAAACGAATTGTAGTGACGGGAGCGACCAGTATGATCGGCGCTGCGCTGATTGAAGTGTGTCTGGCACATGGAATCGAAGTCTATGCGGTTGTGCGGGTGGGAAGCGGGAAGCTCTGGCGCCTGCCATGTCATGAAAAGCTGCATGTTGTGCCGTGTGAACTTGCAGATATGGAATGTCTGCCGGGATTGATCGGGCAGGAGTGCGATACTTTTTATCACATCGCATGGGGACATACCGGTGCGGCGAGAAATCAAAGTGTCCGGCTGCAGAGTGACAACATCGGGTATACGCTTGATGCAGCAGAAGCTGCAAAAGAGCTGGGATGCCGCCGTTTTATCGGCGCCGGTTCTCAGGCGGAGTATGGAGTGCTTGATCTTACGGCGATCGGACCGGACGCGCCGGAGAACCCCCGGACACCATACGGAATCAGCAAACTGGCTGCCGGGAAACTTGCGTTTGCCTGTGCGAAAGAGCTGGGGCTTGAGTGCATTTGGCCCAGGATTTTCAGCGTTTACGGCATCTATGACAAGGAGTCGTCGATGATCTCAGAGGGTCTCCGCAAAATGCTGAACGGGGAAGCGACAGAATTTACGAAGGCAGAACAGCGCTGGGATTATCTGTACAGCAGGGACGCCGGAAATGCGTTTTATTTAATAGGGGAGAAGGGCAGAGATCAGGCTGTCTACTGTGTCGGAAGCGGAAGGGCAAGACGGCTTTCTGAATATATCTATGCTATGCGGGATGCCGTGGATCCGGGAATCATACCGGGGATCGGCAGACGCAAATACCCGGAGGGCGCGGTCATGAACCTGTGTGCGGATATCCGCACGCTGACCGAAGATACCGGATTCATGCCGGAATATTCCTTTGAGAAGGGGATCAGGGAGACGGCAGAGTGGTTAAGGAGAATATCATCATGCAAAAGAAAATATCAGTAG
- a CDS encoding flavin reductase has translation MAFQKTDVKDIAKNPFQMIGDEWMLVTAGKDGVVNTMTASWGGVGVLWGKNVATIYIRPQRYTKEFIDAGEMFTLSFFGGGYKKEMGHIGSVSGRDEDKIKAVGFHVQTVEGQPTFEESSLVFVCKKLYEDNIRPELFREAWIDEKWYPDKDYHVMYIAEIVAAYKK, from the coding sequence ATGGCATTTCAGAAAACAGATGTAAAAGATATCGCAAAAAATCCATTTCAGATGATCGGGGACGAGTGGATGCTCGTGACTGCCGGGAAAGACGGGGTGGTCAACACCATGACAGCATCCTGGGGCGGAGTCGGCGTGCTCTGGGGCAAAAATGTTGCGACAATCTATATTCGTCCGCAGCGGTACACGAAGGAATTCATTGATGCCGGGGAGATGTTTACACTGTCATTCTTTGGAGGCGGGTATAAAAAAGAAATGGGTCATATCGGCAGCGTGTCCGGACGGGATGAGGATAAGATAAAGGCGGTCGGTTTCCATGTGCAGACGGTGGAGGGGCAGCCCACGTTTGAGGAGAGCAGTCTGGTGTTCGTGTGCAAAAAGCTGTATGAAGACAACATCAGGCCGGAGCTTTTCAGGGAAGCATGGATCGATGAGAAGTGGTATCCGGATAAGGATTATCATGTGATGTATATTGCGGAGATCGTGGCGGCTTATAAAAAGTAG
- a CDS encoding class I SAM-dependent methyltransferase, translated as MWIADGWKDYEVLDTSKGEKLERWGKYILVRPDPQVIWDTPQNNPGWKKKNGHYHRSKKGGGEWEFFHLPKQWTIQYKDLTFNLKPFSFKHTGLFPEQAANWDWFGDKIKKSGRPVKVLNLFAYTGGATLAAAAAGASVTHVDASKGMVSWAKENAVSSGLAEAPIRWIVDDCVKFVEREIRRGNHYDAIIMDPPSYGRGPKGEIWKIEEAIHPLIKLCARLLSDKPLFFLVNSYTTGLAPAVLTYMIATELKRFGGTVDSQEVGLPVTDSGLVLPCGASGRWER; from the coding sequence ATGTGGATTGCGGATGGCTGGAAAGACTATGAGGTGCTTGACACCTCAAAAGGAGAGAAACTGGAGCGCTGGGGAAAGTATATCCTTGTGCGGCCGGATCCACAGGTTATCTGGGATACACCGCAGAACAATCCTGGATGGAAAAAAAAGAACGGCCACTATCATCGCAGTAAGAAGGGCGGCGGTGAATGGGAATTTTTTCATCTGCCGAAACAGTGGACCATTCAGTACAAAGATCTTACTTTTAATCTGAAGCCGTTCAGCTTTAAACATACCGGTCTTTTTCCTGAGCAGGCCGCCAACTGGGACTGGTTCGGTGATAAAATCAAAAAATCAGGACGTCCGGTCAAGGTTCTGAACCTGTTCGCCTATACCGGAGGTGCAACGCTGGCCGCAGCAGCAGCAGGGGCAAGTGTCACACACGTCGATGCCTCCAAGGGGATGGTCAGTTGGGCGAAGGAAAATGCCGTCTCATCAGGTCTTGCAGAAGCCCCGATCCGCTGGATCGTCGATGACTGTGTCAAATTTGTAGAACGTGAAATCCGGCGCGGAAATCACTATGATGCCATCATCATGGACCCCCCCTCCTACGGACGCGGTCCAAAGGGCGAGATCTGGAAGATCGAGGAGGCAATTCACCCGCTGATCAAGCTGTGCGCACGCCTTTTGAGCGATAAACCGCTGTTTTTCCTGGTGAATTCTTATACCACGGGACTGGCGCCCGCCGTGCTGACTTATATGATCGCTACGGAATTAAAACGATTCGGCGGCACTGTTGACTCACAGGAAGTGGGACTGCCGGTAACTGACAGCGGACTGGTGCTGCCGTGCGGGGCGTCCGGACGGTGGGAACGGTAG
- a CDS encoding glycosyltransferase family 2 protein produces the protein MQKKISVVIPTYNEEENVAPLTKAITDILEQQLSEYDYEIIFIDNHSKDTTRIKLRKICEEHKKVKAIFNARNFGQMRSPVHGLKQATGDCVIRMCADFQDPVSMIVDFVRAWEKGHRIVIGVKKSSKEKKLMYWIRSCYYKLIRKITDIDHIEHFTGFGLYDKAFVDVVRDLHDPMPYLRGIIAELGFDYEALPYTQQKRRAGKSKNNFYSLYDYAMVGITSYSKVVMRLATFLGFFVSGISFLAGIFYLVLKIMYWDRFSAGVAPMLIGIFFLGALQLFFIGFLGEYVLSINTRVLDRPLVVEEERLNFDDECGDGNERED, from the coding sequence ATGCAAAAGAAAATATCAGTAGTAATTCCCACGTATAATGAAGAGGAGAATGTCGCGCCGCTTACAAAGGCGATCACGGATATTCTGGAACAGCAGCTTTCCGAATATGACTACGAAATTATTTTTATCGATAATCATTCCAAAGACACGACGCGGATAAAACTCAGGAAGATCTGTGAGGAACATAAAAAGGTCAAGGCGATCTTTAACGCCCGCAATTTCGGGCAGATGCGTTCGCCGGTGCACGGGCTGAAGCAGGCCACAGGAGACTGTGTGATCCGTATGTGTGCGGATTTTCAGGATCCGGTGAGTATGATCGTGGATTTCGTGCGTGCCTGGGAAAAAGGACACAGGATCGTGATCGGGGTTAAGAAGTCGAGTAAGGAGAAGAAGCTGATGTACTGGATACGGTCCTGCTACTATAAGCTGATCCGGAAGATTACGGATATTGATCATATCGAGCACTTTACCGGATTTGGGCTGTATGACAAGGCATTTGTGGATGTGGTACGGGATCTGCATGACCCGATGCCTTACCTTCGCGGCATCATTGCAGAGCTTGGCTTTGACTACGAAGCGTTACCCTATACACAGCAGAAGCGGAGAGCCGGGAAAAGTAAGAATAACTTTTACAGCCTGTATGATTATGCGATGGTTGGTATTACCTCTTACTCCAAGGTTGTGATGCGGCTGGCTACCTTCCTGGGATTCTTTGTATCCGGAATCAGCTTTCTTGCGGGGATTTTTTATCTGGTCCTGAAGATCATGTACTGGGACCGTTTTTCCGCGGGGGTTGCGCCGATGCTGATCGGTATCTTTTTTCTGGGAGCACTGCAGCTGTTTTTTATCGGTTTTCTGGGAGAATATGTGCTGAGCATCAATACACGGGTATTGGATCGTCCGCTCGTGGTAGAGGAAGAGCGGTTGAATTTTGATGATGAGTGTGGGGATGGAAATGAAAGAGAAGATTAA
- a CDS encoding substrate-binding domain-containing protein yields MRKRLVLFIMIAVLLAITITEYFICFKPGAADADKKAAFIVGLVSTTTDDDWGDQLQYVIRDSIVKVGGEIISIPTLRTQEAQVTSLRSLIVYQVDVIIFSPIIETGWDSVYAEADTAGIPVISLEKSVKLSSRDLNVNYIGYDYYQAAVEMTRQMFEQCGKKPVIMELFGTLQADSSKRISRGFRDTLNDMEYFESPYTVCCDFMRSRAFQAVDAFFSAQRSMDVIVSQGDAMTLGAIAALEEQGVRPGKDVRIFAVGGSQESVRLVEEGKINCLMLCDLEKIGDLTVQAIQLLLDDDQHEPVTFLANTVLIRR; encoded by the coding sequence ATGAGAAAGCGTCTTGTTTTATTTATTATGATAGCGGTATTGCTGGCAATCACGATCACAGAATATTTCATATGTTTTAAGCCAGGTGCTGCTGATGCAGATAAGAAGGCGGCATTTATTGTCGGCCTCGTGTCAACCACGACAGATGATGACTGGGGAGATCAGCTTCAATATGTGATAAGGGATTCCATCGTTAAGGTGGGAGGTGAGATCATTTCAATCCCCACCCTGAGGACACAGGAGGCACAGGTAACATCACTGCGCTCACTGATCGTATACCAGGTGGATGTCATTATATTTTCGCCGATCATAGAGACAGGATGGGATTCTGTGTATGCGGAGGCGGATACTGCAGGGATACCTGTCATTTCGCTCGAAAAGTCAGTCAAACTGTCTTCGAGAGACCTGAATGTTAATTACATAGGTTATGATTATTATCAGGCAGCCGTAGAGATGACCCGGCAGATGTTCGAACAATGTGGGAAAAAGCCTGTGATCATGGAGTTATTCGGTACACTGCAGGCGGATTCCTCAAAACGTATTTCCCGTGGATTCAGGGATACACTGAACGATATGGAATATTTTGAAAGTCCCTACACGGTGTGCTGTGATTTTATGCGATCCAGGGCGTTTCAGGCTGTGGACGCCTTTTTCAGTGCTCAGAGAAGCATGGATGTGATCGTTTCTCAGGGGGATGCTATGACCCTGGGAGCAATCGCAGCGCTGGAGGAGCAGGGAGTCCGGCCTGGAAAGGATGTCCGAATATTTGCTGTCGGCGGTTCGCAGGAGAGCGTCCGGCTGGTCGAGGAAGGCAAAATTAATTGTCTGATGCTGTGCGACCTGGAAAAAATAGGGGATCTTACGGTGCAGGCGATACAACTGTTGCTGGATGATGATCAACATGAACCAGTCACTTTTTTGGCGAATACGGTTCTGATCAGGAGATGA